From a region of the Thermomicrobium roseum DSM 5159 genome:
- a CDS encoding DUF1989 domain-containing protein yields MVQPSAPSEHILFGRVPKRAAQVRPTVPIAFPLAEGQLLQITDVQGKQVADMVAFNLHDVREYLSTSHTRAINNSLVLTQGMTLYSNRRNPMLVLLEDTVGRHDILFPACDRRRYLDDYGIPDHPNCKDNFLAALREYGIEEDDIPDPVNWFMNVGIVAKGRFEIREPLSERNDYVLLRALMDLVVAVSACPQDQNPCNAFNPTDILVRIYD; encoded by the coding sequence ATGGTACAGCCGAGCGCGCCGAGTGAGCACATTCTTTTCGGACGCGTACCCAAGCGAGCTGCGCAAGTGCGCCCGACCGTACCGATCGCTTTCCCGCTCGCCGAGGGCCAACTGCTCCAGATCACCGACGTGCAGGGCAAGCAAGTGGCTGATATGGTCGCCTTCAACCTGCACGACGTGCGCGAGTACCTTTCCACGTCGCATACCCGTGCGATCAATAATTCGCTCGTACTCACTCAGGGAATGACGCTCTATAGCAATCGACGAAACCCGATGCTCGTCTTGCTGGAAGATACGGTCGGGCGTCATGACATCTTGTTCCCCGCCTGCGATCGTCGTCGGTATCTGGATGACTACGGTATTCCTGACCACCCCAACTGCAAGGACAACTTCCTCGCCGCTCTGCGCGAGTACGGAATCGAGGAAGACGATATCCCAGATCCTGTCAACTGGTTCATGAATGTGGGGATCGTCGCCAAAGGGCGGTTCGAGATCCGCGAGCCGCTGTCCGAGCGGAACGATTACGTGCTGCTGCGGGCGCTCATGGATCTCGTCGTGGCGGTCTCGGCTTGTCCGCAGGACCAGAATCCGTGCAATGCATTCAATCCGACCGATATTCTCGTCCGTATCTATGACTGA
- a CDS encoding helix-turn-helix domain-containing protein — MIEIDGVEYLTANEAAALLGVKRETLYAYASRGRLRSYRRGIRRERLYRRSDIEALLRLQPAAGQGDDLPLPKAESWIPFTS; from the coding sequence ATGATCGAAATCGATGGTGTCGAGTATCTCACGGCGAACGAGGCTGCAGCCCTACTCGGCGTCAAGCGCGAAACGCTCTACGCGTACGCCAGCCGGGGTCGCCTGCGGAGCTACCGGCGCGGGATTCGGCGCGAACGTTTGTACCGCCGCAGCGACATCGAGGCACTGCTTCGCTTGCAGCCTGCTGCCGGGCAGGGCGACGATCTGCCTCTTCCCAAAGCTGAGTCCTGGATTCCCTTCACCTCCTGA
- the ureC gene encoding urease subunit alpha, producing MPVRIDRQHYARWYGPTAGDRIRLADTNLYARIERDDTLPGFEPLVGFGRPVRDGMLAGRDHGPSKLDLVITNVVVMDPVLGIFKSNIGIKDGRIVAIGRAGNPDVMEDVEVLISNATGIIPAEGLIATPGGVDAHVHLSSTSVVPAALSAGITTLVAQGSGGVWDLGVNPVNNLRHLLEAFETIPLNLAVLGRGSSDTAQLVEHLEAGCAGFKIHEDVGAFPAVIDACLTIADQAGVQVALHTDGLNEAGSLRETIAAIAGRSIHAYHVEGSGGGHAPNILEIVSEPNVIGSSTSPTIPYSVNSTAELLDMIIAVHRLATDIPSDLAAARDRVRASTIAAEDVLHDLGAIAIMSSDSQGMGRIGEVITRTWQLAHRMKEIRGGGYDPASGNGDDNPRILQYLAKYTINPAIAHGLDHEVGSLEPGKLADIVLWHPAFFGAKPAAVIKAGFVAWAPVGDGMGSTRWSQPLIYRPMFGGLGRAPAALSVAFVAPVAATSSHLERSGLQRRLVAVRNVRRVFKNAMRYNTASPRVEVDPRTYAVAINGQVVEIPPAERLPLTFLHFIA from the coding sequence ATGCCGGTCCGGATCGACCGTCAACACTATGCTCGTTGGTACGGCCCCACAGCGGGCGACCGCATCCGGCTCGCCGACACCAACCTGTACGCTCGTATCGAGCGGGACGACACCCTGCCCGGCTTCGAACCGCTCGTCGGCTTCGGTCGTCCTGTCCGCGACGGCATGCTGGCCGGGCGCGACCACGGCCCCAGCAAGCTCGATCTCGTCATCACGAACGTCGTCGTGATGGACCCGGTACTCGGCATCTTCAAGAGCAACATCGGCATCAAGGACGGTCGTATCGTCGCGATCGGCCGGGCCGGGAATCCGGACGTCATGGAGGACGTCGAGGTTCTCATCAGCAATGCTACTGGAATCATCCCGGCTGAGGGACTGATCGCCACGCCCGGCGGGGTCGATGCCCATGTGCACCTCTCTTCCACAAGCGTCGTCCCCGCTGCTCTCAGCGCCGGCATCACGACGCTCGTCGCGCAGGGATCCGGCGGTGTCTGGGATCTGGGTGTCAATCCCGTGAACAATCTGCGTCATCTCTTGGAAGCATTCGAGACGATCCCGCTGAACCTCGCCGTGCTCGGTCGCGGCTCCTCCGACACCGCACAACTTGTCGAGCACCTGGAAGCCGGCTGCGCGGGATTCAAGATCCACGAAGATGTCGGCGCTTTCCCAGCAGTCATCGATGCGTGCCTGACCATCGCCGACCAGGCTGGTGTGCAGGTTGCCCTGCACACCGACGGATTGAACGAGGCTGGGTCACTGCGAGAGACGATCGCCGCGATCGCTGGGCGCTCCATTCACGCGTACCACGTAGAGGGATCCGGCGGCGGCCACGCACCCAATATCCTGGAGATCGTCTCGGAGCCGAACGTCATCGGTTCGTCGACGAGCCCGACGATTCCCTATTCCGTCAACAGTACGGCTGAGTTGCTCGATATGATTATCGCTGTCCATCGCCTGGCCACTGATATCCCGAGCGACCTCGCCGCCGCGCGCGATCGAGTACGAGCGAGCACGATCGCCGCGGAAGATGTGCTCCACGATCTCGGTGCCATTGCCATCATGTCCTCCGACTCGCAAGGGATGGGGCGGATCGGCGAAGTGATCACCCGGACCTGGCAACTGGCTCATCGCATGAAGGAGATTCGCGGCGGTGGCTACGACCCTGCATCCGGGAACGGCGATGACAACCCGCGCATCCTGCAGTACTTGGCGAAGTACACCATCAATCCAGCCATCGCGCACGGACTGGATCACGAAGTCGGAAGCCTCGAACCGGGCAAGCTCGCCGACATCGTCCTCTGGCATCCCGCCTTTTTCGGAGCCAAACCCGCTGCGGTCATCAAGGCTGGCTTCGTCGCCTGGGCACCTGTCGGCGACGGAATGGGCTCCACACGCTGGAGTCAACCGTTGATCTACCGACCGATGTTCGGGGGACTCGGACGAGCTCCGGCTGCACTGAGCGTTGCCTTCGTCGCACCAGTTGCCGCCACATCGAGTCACCTCGAGCGCAGTGGACTGCAACGCCGCCTCGTAGCCGTCCGCAATGTCCGCCGTGTCTTCAAAAACGCCATGCGCTATAACACCGCCTCACCCCGTGTCGAGGTCGACCCGCGCACCTATGCGGTCGCGATCAACGGCCAAGTGGTCGAGATTCCACCAGCGGAGCGCTTGCCTCTCACGTTTTTGCATTTCATCGCTTGA
- the apbC gene encoding iron-sulfur cluster carrier protein ApbC, with product MSELTRERVLEALRPVQDPELHRSLVDLGMIKEVTIEGASVRVQVELTTPACPLRERIREDVERAVRALPGVQTVEVGFSSRVRAAGTGLPDRQPIPGVKNTIAVASGKGGVGKSTVAVNLAVALAQEGATVGLLDADVYGPSIPLMLGAEEQPGLVDNKIIPGRAYGIAVMSVGYILDPEKALIWRGPLVSQLIRQFLSDVQWGDLDYLVIDLPPGTGDVQLTLVQTIPLSGAIIVTTPQDVALADAIKGLQMFREVKTPVLGIVENMSYFVCPHCGHVAEIFGSGGGERVANKYGVPLLGQIPIDPAVREGGDRGVPVVVGQPGSSTAQAFREAARQAAARLSVEAVKKPRKPVMMLQPKR from the coding sequence ATGAGCGAGCTGACACGCGAACGAGTGCTCGAAGCCCTGCGTCCTGTCCAGGACCCGGAACTGCATCGGAGCCTGGTCGACCTTGGCATGATCAAAGAGGTGACCATCGAGGGAGCGAGCGTCCGCGTTCAGGTGGAATTGACGACCCCAGCGTGCCCCTTGCGCGAGCGCATCAGGGAGGACGTCGAACGCGCGGTGCGTGCGCTCCCTGGTGTGCAGACGGTCGAAGTTGGGTTTTCGTCGCGCGTACGCGCGGCGGGAACCGGTCTACCGGATCGTCAGCCCATACCCGGGGTGAAGAACACGATCGCAGTGGCGAGTGGGAAGGGAGGCGTCGGCAAGTCGACGGTCGCGGTCAATCTGGCGGTCGCACTGGCTCAAGAAGGAGCGACAGTCGGCCTCTTGGATGCCGATGTCTATGGTCCCAGCATTCCGCTCATGCTCGGAGCGGAGGAGCAGCCAGGGCTGGTCGACAACAAGATCATTCCCGGTCGTGCTTACGGTATCGCCGTGATGTCTGTCGGATACATTCTGGATCCGGAGAAGGCACTGATCTGGCGCGGGCCACTGGTTTCGCAACTCATCCGCCAGTTCTTGAGCGACGTGCAGTGGGGTGATCTCGATTATCTGGTCATTGACCTTCCACCGGGCACGGGGGACGTGCAGTTGACACTGGTGCAGACGATTCCGTTGTCCGGTGCGATTATCGTGACCACACCGCAGGATGTCGCTCTCGCCGATGCGATCAAAGGTCTTCAGATGTTCCGCGAGGTCAAAACTCCGGTTCTCGGTATCGTCGAGAACATGAGCTACTTCGTCTGCCCGCATTGCGGCCATGTCGCGGAAATTTTCGGCTCGGGTGGCGGCGAGCGGGTAGCGAACAAGTATGGAGTGCCCCTCTTGGGTCAGATTCCGATCGATCCGGCTGTCCGGGAGGGTGGCGATCGCGGCGTGCCGGTCGTCGTCGGCCAGCCTGGTTCGTCGACTGCCCAGGCCTTCCGGGAGGCGGCTCGTCAGGCAGCAGCGCGTCTCTCGGTGGAAGCCGTGAAAAAGCCGCGCAAGCCGGTGATGATGCTGCAACCCAAACGGTGA
- the speB gene encoding agmatinase, producing the protein MPKGYAPVSGLESPRFAGIRTFARLPHVRELAGVDVAIVGAPFDTGVTYRVGARFGPAAVREMSAMLRTYHPSLDVDVYEVLSVVDYGDLPVVPGYIEDSYQRIEQGLLPLLEHDVVPLVIGGDHSITLAELRAVARRYGRVGFIQFDSHTDTWDEYWGKKYTHGTPFRRAVEEGLIETTRAIQVGMRGSLYGPEDLDQSRELGFEVWTADDVRRTGLGAVIEAIRRRVGQGPVFVSFDIDFLDPVYAPGTGTPEVGGFTTREAQELLRGLVGVDIVAADMVEVLPAHDVSGVTALAAANLLFEILAVLAFNRRGMTR; encoded by the coding sequence ATGCCCAAGGGCTATGCTCCGGTGAGCGGGCTCGAGAGCCCGCGTTTTGCTGGAATCCGCACCTTCGCGCGCTTGCCCCATGTGCGAGAGCTCGCCGGGGTGGATGTCGCGATCGTCGGTGCGCCCTTCGATACCGGCGTGACCTATCGTGTCGGGGCGCGGTTCGGACCAGCGGCCGTGCGCGAGATGTCGGCGATGCTGCGAACCTACCATCCATCACTCGATGTCGATGTCTACGAGGTACTGTCGGTCGTCGATTACGGGGACTTGCCGGTCGTGCCTGGTTACATCGAGGACAGCTATCAGCGGATCGAACAGGGACTGTTACCGCTCCTCGAGCACGATGTCGTCCCGCTGGTTATCGGTGGTGACCACTCGATCACTTTAGCGGAGCTGCGCGCGGTCGCGCGCCGTTACGGCCGGGTCGGATTCATTCAGTTCGATTCGCACACCGATACATGGGACGAATATTGGGGAAAGAAGTACACGCATGGGACCCCCTTCCGGCGAGCGGTGGAGGAAGGATTGATCGAGACGACGCGAGCGATTCAGGTCGGGATGCGTGGCTCACTCTATGGACCGGAGGATCTCGACCAGTCGCGGGAGCTGGGCTTCGAGGTGTGGACAGCGGACGACGTGCGGCGCACCGGACTCGGCGCGGTGATCGAAGCGATCCGGCGCCGAGTCGGCCAGGGGCCGGTCTTCGTGAGCTTCGATATCGACTTCCTCGATCCGGTGTATGCGCCAGGTACCGGGACACCGGAGGTCGGGGGGTTCACGACGCGCGAAGCGCAAGAACTCTTGCGTGGACTGGTCGGTGTGGACATCGTGGCAGCCGATATGGTGGAGGTCCTGCCCGCCCATGACGTGAGCGGCGTCACTGCCTTAGCTGCGGCCAACCTGTTATTCGAGATTCTGGCCGTTCTGGCCTTCAACCGGCGCGGGATGACGCGCTGA
- a CDS encoding urease subunit beta, whose protein sequence is MSEHPVPPGGIIPGPDPIEIDARLPVTRLRITNRGTVPIHLTAHFHVFEANPALCFDRRKGFGMRPDLPVGWAVRIEPGQTVELPVVPIGGQRIVRGFHGLVDGPLDAIDLEALIERMIARGFCHEPEE, encoded by the coding sequence ATGAGCGAGCATCCTGTCCCGCCCGGTGGAATCATCCCTGGTCCTGATCCGATCGAAATCGATGCCCGCCTTCCCGTCACCCGCCTGCGCATCACGAATCGCGGCACCGTCCCGATCCATCTCACCGCCCACTTCCACGTTTTCGAGGCCAATCCCGCACTCTGTTTCGACCGGCGCAAGGGTTTCGGCATGCGACCGGACCTCCCAGTTGGCTGGGCAGTGCGCATCGAACCAGGCCAAACCGTCGAACTCCCCGTCGTGCCGATCGGCGGGCAGCGGATCGTACGCGGTTTTCACGGTTTGGTCGATGGCCCCCTCGACGCGATCGACCTGGAGGCGCTTATCGAACGGATGATCGCTCGAGGCTTTTGTCACGAACCGGAGGAGTGA
- the fabF gene encoding beta-ketoacyl-ACP synthase II produces the protein MRCRWCGGEVPKGARYCPWCGRARTAEASGGRRRVVITGLGAVTPLGLSVEETWQRILRGESGIQRIERFDPSDLPVQIAGEVRGFVLGDWVDAKTARQMAMFSQYALEAAGQAWRDAGLDSGAIDPARAAVVIGTGAGGMATILETHELAQRRGLLRISPHFMTIFPHNMPAYHLAQAFRFLGPSLTVSTACATGAQAIGEAAEMIRNGAADIALAGGTEYCVFPLFIASFAVQRAASTWNDRPEEASRPFDAERHGFVVGEGAGIVVLEALEHAQARGARIYAELLGYASSNDGYHPIAPDPEGSGAARAIRAALADACVGPEDVDYINAHAASTPLGDRAETQAIKAVFGERAYRIPISSTKSMIGHLMGAAGAVESIVTILSIRDAIVHPTRNYRYPDPECDLDYVPEGPRRHTIRVALKNSFGLGGQNCCLVFAAWDGARGPEQSEPSSLRLE, from the coding sequence ATGCGCTGCCGGTGGTGTGGTGGTGAAGTGCCCAAGGGGGCTCGTTACTGCCCGTGGTGCGGGCGGGCTCGCACCGCGGAAGCCTCTGGTGGGCGGCGACGCGTGGTCATTACCGGCTTGGGGGCAGTGACGCCGCTGGGCTTGAGCGTGGAAGAAACGTGGCAGCGGATCTTGCGTGGGGAGTCGGGAATCCAGCGGATCGAGCGATTCGATCCGAGCGATCTGCCAGTGCAGATCGCCGGCGAGGTGCGCGGTTTCGTGCTCGGCGACTGGGTCGATGCCAAGACCGCGCGGCAGATGGCCATGTTCAGTCAGTATGCGTTGGAGGCGGCGGGTCAAGCATGGCGGGATGCCGGTTTGGATAGTGGAGCGATCGATCCAGCCCGGGCAGCCGTCGTGATCGGTACCGGTGCTGGAGGCATGGCGACGATCTTGGAGACACATGAACTGGCCCAGCGCCGAGGCCTTCTGCGAATCTCGCCGCACTTCATGACGATATTCCCACACAACATGCCGGCGTATCATTTGGCGCAAGCGTTCCGTTTCCTCGGTCCGAGCCTGACGGTTTCGACTGCCTGCGCGACCGGTGCCCAGGCGATCGGGGAAGCCGCGGAGATGATCAGGAACGGCGCGGCGGATATCGCGCTGGCGGGGGGAACCGAATACTGCGTCTTTCCGCTCTTCATCGCGAGTTTCGCCGTGCAACGGGCTGCCTCCACCTGGAACGATCGTCCGGAAGAGGCCAGCCGGCCGTTCGATGCGGAGCGTCACGGCTTCGTGGTCGGAGAGGGTGCTGGCATCGTGGTGCTGGAGGCGCTCGAGCACGCGCAGGCACGCGGTGCTCGTATCTATGCCGAGCTCCTCGGCTATGCCTCGAGCAACGATGGATACCATCCGATCGCGCCTGATCCAGAGGGAAGTGGGGCAGCGCGGGCGATTCGGGCTGCGCTGGCCGATGCGTGCGTCGGCCCGGAAGACGTCGATTACATCAATGCGCACGCGGCGTCCACGCCGCTCGGTGATCGGGCAGAGACGCAGGCGATCAAGGCGGTCTTCGGGGAACGGGCCTATCGCATTCCGATCAGTTCGACGAAATCGATGATCGGGCACTTGATGGGTGCGGCTGGTGCGGTCGAATCGATCGTCACCATCCTGAGCATCCGTGATGCCATCGTGCATCCGACGCGGAACTACCGGTATCCTGACCCGGAGTGCGATCTCGATTATGTGCCGGAGGGGCCGCGTCGGCACACGATACGGGTCGCCTTGAAGAATTCGTTCGGTCTCGGTGGGCAGAATTGCTGCCTGGTCTTCGCGGCGTGGGATGGAGCGAGAGGGCCGGAACAGAGCGAGCCGAGCTCTCTGCGTTTGGAGTAG
- the ureA gene encoding urease subunit gamma gives MYVTPKELDRLTVFTLAELARRHRARGIKLNYTEAAALLCDEVYEEARAGRSYEEVVAHASSLLTRDDVLPGVPEMLTVLHIDALFPDGTRLVTLRNPIR, from the coding sequence ATGTACGTGACCCCGAAGGAGCTCGACCGGTTGACCGTGTTCACTTTGGCTGAACTCGCCCGTCGCCACCGCGCACGCGGGATCAAGCTCAATTATACGGAGGCTGCTGCCCTTCTCTGCGACGAAGTGTACGAAGAAGCACGCGCTGGTCGCTCCTACGAGGAGGTGGTCGCGCATGCCAGTTCCCTCCTCACGCGCGATGACGTTCTCCCTGGTGTTCCGGAAATGCTCACCGTTCTCCACATCGACGCGCTCTTCCCTGACGGTACGCGCCTCGTGACCCTCAGGAATCCCATCCGATGA
- the speB gene encoding agmatinase, with translation MDEREDQGRVRWRPRFSGLRTFARFPHRAELAGVDVAIVGIPFDTGVTYRPGARFGPAAVREHSSRIEQYHPPLDVDVTEYLTVIDYGDTPVVPMETLESYQLIEETIRTVVEGGVIPVGIGGDHSVTLPELRAVARRFGPLALVHFDAHVDTWDTIWGTRYNHGTPFRRAVEEGVVDPVRSIQIGIRGSLGERGELEQSRELGFAVWTAWEVRRAGIERVLEAVRQRVGQHPVFVSFDIDFLDPAFAPGTGTPEVGGFAMWEAQELVWGLVGLNIVAADVVEVLPDRDPAGVTALNAANIVFDLLAVLAATRRERHGTAERAE, from the coding sequence ATGGACGAGCGTGAAGACCAGGGTCGGGTACGGTGGCGCCCCCGTTTCAGCGGGCTCCGTACCTTCGCGCGTTTTCCCCACCGTGCGGAACTGGCGGGGGTCGATGTGGCGATCGTCGGAATTCCCTTCGATACCGGCGTCACCTATCGGCCCGGGGCACGTTTTGGGCCGGCCGCGGTACGGGAGCACTCTTCCCGCATCGAGCAGTATCACCCGCCACTGGACGTGGATGTGACCGAGTACTTGACGGTGATCGACTACGGTGACACGCCGGTCGTCCCGATGGAGACACTGGAGTCGTACCAGCTGATCGAGGAGACGATCCGGACGGTCGTGGAGGGCGGGGTGATCCCGGTCGGGATCGGCGGTGATCACTCGGTGACGCTCCCCGAACTGCGGGCAGTCGCTCGCCGATTCGGCCCCCTCGCGCTGGTGCACTTCGACGCGCATGTCGATACCTGGGACACCATTTGGGGAACGCGGTACAACCACGGCACGCCCTTCCGTCGAGCCGTCGAAGAAGGAGTGGTCGACCCGGTTCGCTCGATTCAGATCGGGATCCGCGGTTCGCTCGGTGAGCGCGGGGAGCTCGAGCAATCGCGCGAGCTCGGCTTCGCGGTATGGACTGCGTGGGAGGTTCGACGAGCCGGAATCGAACGTGTTCTCGAAGCGGTCCGTCAGCGGGTCGGACAGCATCCGGTCTTCGTCAGCTTCGACATCGATTTCCTGGATCCGGCGTTCGCTCCTGGTACTGGAACGCCCGAAGTAGGCGGGTTCGCAATGTGGGAAGCCCAGGAATTGGTGTGGGGCTTGGTCGGGCTGAATATCGTTGCGGCGGATGTCGTGGAGGTCTTGCCCGATCGGGATCCGGCTGGAGTGACGGCGTTGAACGCGGCGAACATCGTGTTCGACTTGCTCGCGGTGCTCGCAGCAACGAGGAGGGAACGACATGGTACAGCCGAGCGCGCCGAGTGA